In Miscanthus floridulus cultivar M001 chromosome 5, ASM1932011v1, whole genome shotgun sequence, one genomic interval encodes:
- the LOC136452325 gene encoding uncharacterized protein isoform X1 has protein sequence MHEMGLDAYIFSIAWPRLIADGGGKINPKGLEYYNNIIDELILRGMTVRVRNISDLVTEREVREFFSFSGQIKHVESDSIQWRRGGLPMSHSKIPRLSRLRFTCQYGYKL, from the exons ATGCATGAGATGGGTTTAGATGCTTACATATTCTCCATTGCTTGGCCAAGGCTGATTGCAG ATGGAGGAGGAAAGATCAACCCAAAAGGCTTGGAATACTACAACAATATCATAGATGAACTGATACTACGTG GAATGACGGTGCGGGTGCGAAACATCTCAGATCTGGTGACTGAGCGGGAGGTGCGcgagttcttctccttttccggCCAAATCAAGCACGTCGAATCAGATT CGATACAATGGCGTCGGGGAGGACTGCCTATGTCACATTCAAAGATCCCAAGGCTCTCGAGATTGCGCTTCACCTGTCAGTATGGATACAAATTATGA
- the LOC136452324 gene encoding LRR receptor kinase SERK2-like has translation MASARLVALAASLLLLLTLGPGQVARAADDGEVRALLALGAALDLTGRLLPSWAPGRDPCAPPPSGGFEGVACDARGAVANVSLQGKGLAGTLPPAVAGLRSLTGLYLHYNALRGGIPRELAALAALTDLYLDVNNFSGPIPPEIGAMASLQVVQLCYNQLTGSIPTQLGNLSRLTVLALQSNRLNGAIPASLGDLPLLARLDLSFNALFGSIPVRLAQLPRLVALDVRNNSLTGSVPAELAAKLQAGFQYGNNSDLCGAGLPALRPCTPADLIDPDRPQPFSAGIAPQVTSFSGGDGRAPSTRALAAVVVAAVALLAATGVGLFALSWRRWRRQRVAGGSPSSISGGRCSTEAAPSAAKASPSARKSASSALASLEYSNAWDPLADARGGLGFFSQDVLAQSLRISTEEVESATRYFSELNLLGRRGKKAGGLAGTYRGTLRDGTSVAVKRLGKTCCRQEEADFLRGLRLLAELRHDNVVALRGFCCSRARGECFLVYDFVPNGSLSQFLDVDVDVDADADTDADTDTAGGSSGRVLEWSTRISIIKGIAKGIEYLHSTRTNKPALVHQNISADKVLLDYTYRPLISGCGLHKLLVDDLVFSTLKASAAMGYLAPEYTTVGRFSEKSDVYAFGVIVLQVLTGKRKVTTTQLPDNVDELVDGNLQGNYSASEAAKLATIGLACTSENPDQRPTMAELLQELGTI, from the exons ATGGCCTCCGCCCGCCTCGTCGCGCTCgccgcctccctcctcctcctcctcaccctGGGCCCGGGCCAGGTGGCGCGCGCGGCGGACGACGGCGAGGTGCGCGCGCTGCTGGCGCTGGGGGCCGCGCTGGACCTGACGGGTCGCCTGCTCCCGTCGTGGGCTCCCGGCCGCGACCcctgcgcgccgccgccgtcgggggGGTTCGAGGGCGTCGCGTGCGACGCCCGCGGCGCCGTCGCCAACGTCTCGCTGCAGGGGAAGGGGCTCGCCGGCACGCTCCCGCCCGCCGTCGCGGGGCTCCGCTCCCTCACCGGCCTCTACCTCCACTACAACGCGCTCCGCGGAGGCATCCCGCGGGAGCTGGCGGCGCTCGCAGCGCTCACCGACCTCTACCTCGACGTCAACAACTTCTCGGGGCCCATCCCACCGGAGATCGGCGCCATGGCGTCACTGCAAG TGGTGCAGCTCTGCTACAACCAGCTCACCGGGAGCATCCCCACGCAGCTGGGCAACCTCAGCAGGCTCACCGTGCTGGCCCTGCAGTCCAACCGCCTCAACGGCGCCATCCCGGCCAGCCTCGGCGACCTGCCGCTGCTCGCGCGCCTGGACCTCAGCTTCAACGCCCTCTTCGGCTCCATCCCCGTCAGGCTCGCGCAGCTGCCCCGCCTCGTCGCGCTCGACGTCAGGAACAACTCGCTCACCGGCAGCGTGCCTGCCG AACTGGCCGCCAAGTTGCAGGCCGGCTTCCAGTACGGGAACAACAGCGACCTGTGCGGCGCCGGGCTGCCCGCGCTCCGCCCGTGCACCCCGGCGGACCTCATCGACCCCGACAGGCCCCAGCCCTTCAGCGCAGGCATCGCGCCGCAGGTCACGTCCTTCTCCGGCGGCGACGGGCGCGCGCCGTCTACCAGGGCGCTTGCGGCAGTGGTTGTCGCCGCCGTGGCCCTCCTGGCGGCCACGGGGGTCGGCCTGTTCGCGCTCTCGTGGCGCCGGTGGCGCCGGCAGAGGGTCGCTGGGGGCTCGCCGTCTTCGATCTCCGGCGGCCGGTGCAGCACCGAGGCCGCGCCTTCGGCGGCGAAGGCGTCGCCGTCGGCTCGCAAGAGCGCGTCGTCGGCGCTGGCGAGCCTCGAGTACTCCAACGCCTGGGACCCGCTGGCCGACGCGCGCGGCGGGCTGGGCTTCTTCTCGCAGGATGTGCTGGCACAGAGCCTGCGGATCAGCACGGAGGAAGTGGAGTCCGCGACGCGCTACTTCTCGGAGCTCAACCTCCTCGGGAGGCGCGGCAAGAAGGCCGGCGGCCTCGCGGGCACGTACAGGGGCACGCTGCGCGACGGCACCTCGGTGGCAGTGAAGCGGCTGGGCAAGACGTGCTGCCGGCAGGAGGAGGCCGACTTCCTGAGGGGGCTGAGGCTGCTCGCCGAGCTCCGGCACGACAATGTGGTCGCGCTGAGGGGGTTCTGCTGCTCCAGGGCGCGCGGGGAGTGCTTCCTCGTCTACGACTTCGTACCCAACGGCAGCCTGTCGCAGTTCctcgacgtcgacgtcgacgtcgacgccgacgccgacaccGACGCCGACACCGACACTgccggcggcagcagcggccGTGTCCTCGAGTGGTCCACGAGGATCTCCATCATCAAGGGCATCGCCAAAG GAATTGAGTATCTGCACAGCACAAGGACGAACAAGCCCGCTCTCGTCCACCAGAACATCTCAGCGGACAAGGTCCTGCTGGACTACACGTACAGGCCCCTCATCTCCGGGTGCGGCCTGCACAAGCTCCTCGTGGACGACCTCGTCTTCTCGACGCTCAAGGCCAGCGCCGCCATGGGGTACCTTGCGCCGGAGTACACCACCGTGGGCCGCTTCTCAGAGAAGAGCGACGTCTACGCGTTTGGGGTCATCGTGCTCCAGGTGCTCACCGGCAAGAGGAAGGTGACTACGACTCAGCTGCCAGACAACGTCGATGAGCTCGTCGACGGCAATCTGCAGGGGAATTACTCGGCGTCTGAGGCCGCCAAGCTGGCGACGATCGGCTTGGCTTGTACCAGCGAGAACCCGGACCAGAGGCCGACGATGGCGGAGCTGCTCCAAGAACTGGGCACCATCTGA
- the LOC136452325 gene encoding probable inactive beta-glucosidase 33 isoform X2 → MHEMGLDAYIFSIAWPRLIADGGGKINPKGLEYYNNIIDELILRGIHPHATIYHFDLPQVLQNEYSGFLSPRVIEEILAFVEVCFRNFGDKVKQF, encoded by the exons ATGCATGAGATGGGTTTAGATGCTTACATATTCTCCATTGCTTGGCCAAGGCTGATTGCAG ATGGAGGAGGAAAGATCAACCCAAAAGGCTTGGAATACTACAACAATATCATAGATGAACTGATACTACGTG GGATTCATCCTCATGCCACCATCTATCATTTCGATCTTCCTCAGGTCCTTCAGAATGAATACAGTGGATTTCTCAGCCCTAGAGTCAT AGAAGAAATCCTCGCTTTTGTAGAAGTCTGCTTCAGGAACTTTGGGGACAAAGTGAAGCAATTCTGA
- the LOC136452325 gene encoding probable inactive beta-glucosidase 33 isoform X3 — protein MHEMGLDAYIFSIAWPRLIADGGGKINPKGLEYYNNIIDELILRGIHPHATIYHFDLPQVLQNEYSGFLSPRVMNDGAGAKHLRSGD, from the exons ATGCATGAGATGGGTTTAGATGCTTACATATTCTCCATTGCTTGGCCAAGGCTGATTGCAG ATGGAGGAGGAAAGATCAACCCAAAAGGCTTGGAATACTACAACAATATCATAGATGAACTGATACTACGTG GGATTCATCCTCATGCCACCATCTATCATTTCGATCTTCCTCAGGTCCTTCAGAATGAATACAGTGGATTTCTCAGCCCTAGAGTCAT GAATGACGGTGCGGGTGCGAAACATCTCAGATCTGGTGACTGA